Below is a genomic region from Sphaeramia orbicularis chromosome 6, fSphaOr1.1, whole genome shotgun sequence.
TTAAATCTCATCTTAAAACTGTTCCATCATGAAAGGTGGCCTCACGCTGTGCTGGCTCTGcaggtgatgatgaagatgatgatggtgatgatggtgatgctGGTGACAATGTGACTCCTCTCTGTCAAACTGGGcctgtgacacaaaaaaaacaccatgaGTGTTTAACACAAACATCAGTCTTTTGCATCTGAGCCTGATTGTTTTTACCTGCAGGCTTCGGGCAAACGCCTCATCTTCCTCCATCTGTGCTGTACGAACCATGGCCTCCTCATCATCACTGATGACAATCTGCTCCAGTTCTTCTGCAAAATTAACAATCAATCAGAACCTGAGAGTTCAAACTCTAACTGGAACCAAATAAATACCCCCTATTTCTCCCCAGTAATTACTGCTAAAATGTGAAAGGCCCTGTTGAAACCAATATTTGTTTTGTCAGTTCTGGGCTTTCTAGTTACAGGTATGATGACGTTAGTTGTCATGGTAATGCCCCATTAACAGTGACATCCACCCATCATTAATCACAAAGAAGATGGGTTACacatgggttaaaatgtgaaaagtgGAGTCGAAAGTGTATGGATCAAACTAATGGATTTGAACCAAAATGGGCTTCATATCAGATGTGTCCaaaacagaaaacctcaaaatTCAATGGAATTGAAAACTGTTGACTAATCAAAGACACTGAGTAAACTACTAACTTGGGTTCTGATTTCATTCAGTTCTTCGGGTAGAAAAAGATAACAAAATATTGTTTGTCAGCTACTGAGTCTTGTTTTGTAAAATTCCATTGTGGTTATATTTAACCTCTGGATTCTGCATGTGTCAGCCAAACTCAATCCCTTTATCTGATTAATTTCATCACCCTATCTTGTGGCCAAGGTTACCTGCATAGATCATCTATGCATTTTTCTATCACCAGGAACTCTCCCCAACAACTAGTAATGTCTTGTGAAACTCGGTCTATGTCCACTGAAATCAgagtgcttgctctttatccaaataaaaaaatccagactttttcaaaacccCAAAGACCTTGACTTCATGTACTTTCATATTTGTGTGCCTATTTTCTTGGTTGAGATTGTATCTGTTGTGTTTcgtagaaaaattaattttaataaacataTGAATAATGTATGAATAATTCACCGTAAATTGTGTTTTATTGACAAATGttttcaaaatatatgaaaatcacaaaagtgtatggatatcacacaaacaagtttcagtaGAGCACAGTCAGAAGTATAAAAGCATGAATGTATAGATGGATGAATATCACGTTTTCTCATGGAGTGTGTGGTAGTTTGCTTCCCACAAGTGTAATGTTGACTTTCCAGATTCAGACACATGATGAATGACAACCTCCTCCAGTTGAACACATAGGCTACATGAGCTTTGATTGCATTCCAGTACTGACTGGTTAGCAAAATCACATcaggttttttttaacatttttttatatgctttcctcatgtatttcctATTTTACAaggttatgtgcctttgagcatactgtaaaattccactatgagaaaaacttttttccatacttaaaTAAGCCTTTTagacaaaattccagacttttcaaggtctggaaaatggACCATTTTTTAAAAACCTGGAACTGTGTATAGCTTTTCATTTTGCTCAGACATGTTACCATGGTACTACAACAAGAAGGATGCATGTGGCACAAAGACCACACTTCATGTGGAAAAAAGTGATGTGTAAAAACTACCTCTGCTTTTTCGCACAACTAGATCATCTAACTTTTGCAGGTCATTATACTGTGGTTGAAACAGACAAGCAAGGTTCTAAGGGAACCTTTTAGCTCTTCGACTTAAAGATTCTCCATTCATCGAAGATAGAACACAACACTGTTCACTTAAGAtagaaaacaacaacacaaagaatTTAATATTAGTATTTGTGATGAAGATTAGTTAAATATGTGGAAGATTCATCAAACAACCACCTGCTGTCGATCGTGAAGGGAATTTGCCTGGAGGAATCTTGTAAGGTTTTTTATGACTCcaaaattaaaaagcaaacagctgCAGATGCACCAAAGGTGTTGGTGTGAATATGGTGAAGTTGATGTAAACcattcacatatattttggaaatgTCCATATATTACTGTGCTTTGGAAGATGACTGGGGACGTACTGTACCATGTATTGGGTTATTCAATTCCACTGATTCCTgattttttatatctttgtaaCTTTCAGGACACTGCCTTTCTTAAAAAGAATGAATATTTGGTGAAAACACTcttaatagctgcaaaaaaagACTATGACAAGGAACTGGGGTAAGGCAACCATTCCATTAAAGGACCAGTGGATATCTACAattgaagaaatatttctaatggaaaaattaacacagaGACTAAGActgcaagaaccacaactggataaaaagtggaataaatggaataAATTTACACAAAATCAACAAACTGACTGCTGCTACCCAGgcacagtgttttcttttgtacttatttgtgctcttatttgtctgttctttttattgtttttgtttgtttgtttcttttgttctttggtctctcttgtttgtctttgtctttttggtTACTAttacaattctacataaaactcaataaagatttaagttacaaaaaagaaaattacaacacATGCCATCTGATGTTTAGTTCGATAGTGAAAGGTGAGGAATTATTTGGGACTAGAGAAAAAAAGACTAGGGCCAGGTTCCCCACTAGGTTTTATTAGAAAAAGGCCTCATTAAAAACTGATAAGGTAATCTACAGTTGTCTTGATACTTGGAGTTTGTATGCTCTTTCGGTTTGTACACAGAAATGACATTTCCTTCTCACCTGTCGAGGTGTTTCCTTGCTCTCCGTTCAGccatctcctctcctctgctgTCAAGAAGGACAAAGAGTCAGAGCTGGACGGTCGCGGAGGTTGTGAGGGTGAAGCAGTCGTACAGAGAAAGTCAGCAGAACTGGCTTCTGCTGAGGAACCTGGAACACTCAAAGCAACCTCGTCTTCCTCTGACACTGGTGTGAGGTAGGAGGACGAGGACAACGACGAAGAGGAtgacgaggaagaggagggagctgAGGATGAACAGGAGGCGGATGACAGTGGGGGCTCCAGCCAGTGGCCCAGAGGAAAGACTTCTACGGATGATGGCGGAAAACAGCCATGGCTCGGTTCTCCTGTCGACTCAGTCAGTCTTCTACGTTTGGACTTCTGTGATAAACCTTGCTGAATGCTGCTGGAATGTGGTGAACACCCAGGCGAACCACTAGCTGCTGCCTGAACACAGAAAAACACCGCAGTCAGCCCTGAACACATCACCATCACAGTACATAGTAACTGTGATTGAAGCCCACACAAGTTACAACTTTTATTCAGTTAATCGATTATATGTCACATGATTCAGCAGTTTGAGGAagtttgtaagaaaaataattcAAAATTCTTTGGTTCCATTTTCTTAAGTTGAACCAATAAGTAATTTGACTTTGCTCGTGTCCTCTTAGTGTAAATACTTATGGATCAAACGGGACATGCAAGTTCATCGTTTTAGGCTTTGGGAAACACCGATCAGCATTCTTCACAATTTTCTgacaagtaatcaataaaatcatCGACAGATTAACTGACAAAGCACACCAGTGTGACTTACTGGGCTAAAACATTCTTCTGCGATGCGACGGAGCCTTCTGCGCTTGCCGACAAGAGGGCTGTacgaaaagaaaaaatattaaaaaactgGAATAAACTGCTaagtcaaatatttctgataacaGACAAATTTTAAGAGTGGTTATGGAATCTCTATGTCTGGACCCAATCAATAAGTGGCGATGGGTGATATGACCAAAAATTtgcatttaattcacagattCTGTCGGTTTTATTATGtatcagataattttttttcatttatttatttgcgtTAGTGCTTCTTCAAAATGTTGCTTGTTCTACTGTTACAGAGTGTAATGAACATTTAATTTCATTGTGTATAGTGAAGGCTTTCATTAATAAAAGGTGTTGCTTGGCCTTGCAAAACCATACAATGAATATAGGAATCTGTGTGCATGACACTATTATTAAAAGAACTGTCAAGATGTAGAGAAGTAGAGCTATGTATAGGAATGTtcatgattactggtataatgataaactggttagtattaccgtttcaaATTCTAAATAGCATTAAAACCATGTttaattactgcactttgaaaaactcatggtgatactgctcacttcctggagaagcagcagcactccaggcacaCATGTGCAGTTTAATGTGGATAATGTTTCTGCcacattattctttttttaaatggttgTGTTGCTTTTATATGCACATTTGATTTCTAGATAAGGTACATGAAAGAGTGAAAGTGATCTCTCTGTACCAGTTCTTAAATCTGtaagactagatctagtcttgagcactaaatgtaaagaaaagtatTCTTGATTCTTATCTACAATTTGCACAAAGTGGAGTTACCTCTTATGTCCATAAGGTGccgtctttaatgcacatttgtatgtttgctgtttacatgttaatattttaatgtttctgccaacagaaagtacattgtgtgtgttatttatttgttttgcttttttcaaaataaaacttgattaaattattttagtgtgtgtgtaagtattttttgaacactttgagcacattttaacaataccacgataataatgataatcatgatcattttggtcacaataacagtgatatgaaattttcatatcgttacatctctagctGAGAACCTCAACGGTTGTTTATCAGTTCATTAAATAACAGCATATGAACTTTTCTACAACAATCACATCTAAGAGTGATATTAGAATGCTTATTCTCAGAGAAAGATATGAAAATGACTGGAATGACAGGTGAACAGATTCAGGGCTATTTTTAATCCTTATTTTGTAAATACATAGTTTTTAACTTGGACTGATATAAAAATCTACCTCTTGTCATTGCAGTGCATTCCCACACTTGATTTGTTGTGATCTGGTCACTCTAAGCACCAAATGGTCCACAAGCCTACAGTTTAACAACACTGTCACACTACCTGGGTGTCTCTGGGACAATGACACAGAGATCCGGGAAGTGGTCATCTGTGGGATCGAGGAGAAAGCCTTGGTTCAGACCTCCAGGACTGTCTGGCTTGGATGAACAGGGATTGTCTGACGGGTCACCCATGGCTTCCTCCAGTGCTGCGGAGTCACTTAGTCCCCTCTGTTTTGATCACCTGGAGTCAAGACTCATATCACCCAGCTACTATGGAGGAAtacatttgataaaaaaaaataaataaataaagatgttgAGAAAAGCTGCATTAAATACCAAGAGAATAATGTATCATATTATAACCAATCACACCAGTAACATCCATCCCTTCAGGATCCCCAGGATATATATCGTTGTTCTCCAAACCCCAAACTATAAATGTCTTCTTTGATTTACAACACAATGATACTCAGTTGACTGTTATACAGGGGAACTTAGTCCGGTAATACACACAATCACATTACTCCGTGCAAGTACAAGAAAAAGTACAAAACTCTAtttaagacacaattagaacagtaatttgtacaatatgtaccaaACAAATACTATCAATAcgaaaagtaaaagaaatatacataaacacgTTTCCAAAATATTATTGTGTAACTATAACTATGTGGTTATAAggaggaaaattaaaaaaaaaaaaaaaataataatccaatGAGCCTTCAGCTCTTCTACAATCATTAGGGAACATTGCTGGGTGACGTTCATTTTCGATTAACAAAGTAACAGCAAAACAGAGCAAAGATTCTAGTAGATTTTACGTTTCCAAATATAGTGACCATCACCAAACATAAAGAAGACAATTCTAGTGATTCCATACATGATCTAAGTAAAGAGGAGGAACCTTAACCTACACAGGAACCTTACCAGATTCTAACAGAAAGTCCCCGAACCGACAACTGTATGTTGGCGTTAGCTGTTAGCTATGTTAGCATACAGAGGTAGTCAAGCTTCAACTAATCAAGCACGATgtcaaatatatgtaaatatcaaCTCATCTTTGCTAAAATAAAGCTAATAAAGAGTGTTGTGACAGATAACTTTACCTAACAGTTGGATTCCTTCTTCTACTAACAAACCCGCTCATTGAACAGTCACATCAGGAAGTAAACGCCGAAACTTCCGGTGTTGCATATAATTCTGTCCCCACAGTCCACCTGATACCTAAACAGCTGATGAAACATCAGAAGGGGAGACAACctttacagtgtgtttttgtgtcgctTTATAGGTTTCCACGACCATGACAAAATCAGAAAAAGTCATAAAATTAAAACTAAGTTAAGTCGTCTCAGAAAGCTCACGTGATGCTGAAGGAACCGATctcaaacagaaacagaaactttGGTGTAAAAAGTACCGTGAATTCCCTACATCAGATTGCTGTCGTTTTACTTtcataataaaaaaagagaatgaaaaaaagaCAGCGGCATTGGTATGGCAAGTATGAACACTCAatgatttaaaatatatatttttgttttcataaaCATCACAAGTGTTAAGGCCATGGTTGAAAAGTTCATTAGTCCCTATGTTcccacaagatttttttttttttatgtctgtttgCACGTTATGGTTATGCATGGGTTCAACAACAATTATGTGTTTAGTAGGCTGCCACTGTTAAAAACATGCTCCTGTGGAAGAGTTTGACAAGTTGGTTTAAATTATAAACTGTTGCAAATAAATGGATTTTCAGAAATTTCCTATTAAAGGTAAATTTCCATTAAACTCTCTTAAAATATATTTCGATACCCAAATGTAGATTCAAATATTTAATAGTTATTCATGAGGCTAAAGCTGACCAAGTTAAACAAATCAATCTTGCAAAATTTGCCTAATCATAAAAATCCCTAATTTTGTTACTCTGCTTGTGAGAAATAATTTACAGCGATTTTTACACTACAGCAATAAATATGTATTACATTTATTCAGTCATTAAGGCCTTAGTTTTGCCATGTTGAATGCAATGCTATGgaaagattgttttttttatacacaaaTAGTCAAAGACAAGAATCTTTAAATGGCCAATAAAAACATAGGGAATGTTTATAGCAACATTTTGACAGTCTACATATACATGACTGCAGAATACTGTGAGCATATTCAGTTTTATCTGAGGAACAATGTTTAttattttaaaggtttttttttttttttaatgatgcagTTAGTCTTACAACAGGGTTTGGGCTCCTAATGTGATTACAAAACTAAATTCTCCTAAAACAAGCAattcccccccccccaacatttgGAGTAGTCACAGTAGTCCTAGCCACATTGACTTCTAAAACAGCCCAACTGTACTGGTACTATTACCAGTGGTAATACATGAAAATTGGAGCATGTCTGTCAGCAAGAGAGACAAGCCTGCATGACATGACATTGTTTCTTGCAAATTTCTGACAAAGTTTTAAATTTGTATCCCAATTCCAAGATTTAAAAATGGAGtaaataacaaacaaagaaatggaaaaaacagaaaagtacAAATGTGGCAAATCTTAAACTACACATGTAAACTGATGTTTACCAAGTTCCTCTGAAATCACCTGAAACACTTTTCATTTACATCTTTCCAAGAGGTGTTTGAGGATACAATAAACGACATCTTTTGACAGATTAGAAAAGCAacacatgtaaaaaataaaaaataaaaatatgaaatatacagTCTGTAGTTTCAGCACCACATTTCTATccatttaacaaaatataactgGCTTCAAAAGAACATTTCACATTCATTTTACCATTTCTGTGGCATTTGAAAGGCTGATCCTGCTATCCACTTAATTTAGTGGAAGTGAGGTTTGAAAAGTCAGGTCTGTTTTGCAAATCCATGATGACAAGACATTAAATATCAAACTTTTCTTCAGAAATACAATGTCCATTTTCTTCATACTCCTCCCGCGTCACCACCATCTCATCGTAGTCTGGGTTGTAGGCAAGCAGCTTCCCTCCTTCCCACGAGTAAGAGATCGGACTAGAGGACAATCAgatgttaaaataaaaacattagcaCCAGAGAAACAGGATGTCTGTGCTGTTATTACttctgccaaagaggttatgtttttgtcagcgttggtttgtctgtctgtttgcaagataactcaaaaagttatggacagatttggatgaaaatttcaggaaatgttgatactggcacaaggaacaaatgattaaattttggtggtgattgggggggggggggcactgatctaccttggtggaggtctgcgctctccaagtgcttttctagttatagttgtttttgttttttttaacctttcagtttgtttgtttttttatttgtgaatTTTATGAGTtcataagtatttgaattttatgAAACTGAttggttttactttagttttatagAGGTCAATTGAAGTCCCATGTTCTTCAAAGACATTTTGTTCTCATACACCATGAACCATTTAACCATAGTGAAACATTGTCTATATCATTTTATAATTTCTAAttcattttattcagtgtttGTCATTTATCATTTGTCATATGTTCTTAACTATATCTTGaaaattgctgttttatttttatttcagttaaatagttttatttgatgttaatttaaaaaaaacaaacaaacatgtaattCCTGAGTGCTGACTGATataatgtttacttttttgttgCTTACTTTGCTGGCAAAAGGACTGACACCGGCAGATGAGCGGGGGCGAGTGATCGTAGTTCAGCCTCCAGTCGTTCTCTGAATCCTGGAAACAAAGTGTTTCCTCCTGTCAGGACAATGTTCTGATAGAAGTGGGGCTGCATCTCTGTCAACAGAAAACACCATTAGTAGCACAATGTGGAAATGTGaaccacacataaaaaaaaaaaaaaaaaaattacagtaaatAAAAAAGCTGTCATTTACTCAACACCAGAGTTTACACTTTTCAGAACCAGCTGATAAAGTGTGATCCTTGTAGTAATCAACTTTTTACATTTGAGTAAATTTTTTTCAGCACGATAGGGTCTTTTCATGCTTTTATTTCAGAACAGATAAAAAAGCCCTGCACCTATGctacatttacttacaatggtacGTTAATGTgtgattttgtttttaaaaaagtaattccatttcttaatttattttctcttttttattcatGTAGTAGAGAAAAGGCAGAAATTTAGGGGAATATGAGAGACGAGACCAAATTCCATTGTGTACAGTATTTATTGTTATTAGAATTTATTGAAAAGACTGATAATAAAAAAGACTGTACACACCTTCTGGCATAGACTGGATAGAGTGGACAATGGTCTCAGGGATGCCCATTTCCTGGATCCCAATGTCTGACGGGTGGAAGAGCATCTCAGGAACGGCAAAGCGCTCGTTTGCCAATCTCAGTATCTGCTCTCCTGTCTTGTACTTTCCTGTGAAGACCATCTCCTCTCTTGGctgataaagatgaaaaaaaaaaaaaacaaggacaacAAAAAATAAACGAAAATGGCAACAATAAAGCAGGAACATTCACTAAAAGATTCAGGATGAGTAATAGATGTAAAGGGTCCACTGTTTAGATTTAGAATATTCAGTCAGTTGTAGCCTGCAACTTCATCGCTACTAGACATCTCTAAATATCAACCATTGAATgtttaaaaatcaaataaaaatagacaatGCTCACCTTGCAAAAACCTTTTTTGATGGCGCTGAAGTCTGGAAGGACATAATCCCTCATCACAGTGTTCTCCTCCCCTTTCATCctgaaaatatgaaacaaaagagGAAATAATTCAGACACAATCAGAGACTTTCTGAGCTCAGGTTTCATGAAGCGGTGTACAGCAGTAGTGAACTACATGTAATTAAATTagcaattccttttttttttttttttttttttaccatttttgtaTAATTAACTACACATATAGTTGTTATTATTACTGTAACAGCAATAATGCAATAATAGGGAAAAAGCTGATTAATACCATGGCCCTTGTCCTGTGTTTGACATGGGTGTGTATTTGACTTACTGTGCAATCTCCATGTCTTTGTAAAACTGCTGGGAGACATAACAGACATCCTCCTTCACCTGGTTTATCACATGAGTTTCATCCATCACATGTAACTGGCtaaaaaaacaggaaacaggaagatTATTTTTGAAATACTTATTTGAGCAGGAGGATTTATTTTCAggatgactgaaaaaaaaaaaacccactgttcTCACATATAATGTATTGTTAATTTTACTGTTGTAATAATATAATTTGTTCCATTTATTGGTGGAAAGGACCAGTGcatttaaaaatgataaaaatcagGCACGTCCTACATTAACAGAGCTCAGTGAAATGGTTTTACCGATATGAAATGATTTCCTTCAGGTGATTGGTCAGGAGCTTCCCACCAACATTGATCCTgtgagacatgaaaaaaacaaatgttcattAGATAAGGGCAGGTGATATGGCCAGACTCTTCCATGTGTATCCATACAGCTCATGACCATTAAATGCTCCAAACATTCCAtcaaatattattgttattattgaagTGTCTTTCACTGGTACATATTGCCAGGTCCTCTCACCTGCGAATGCCATCTTTCATCTTCTTGCTCCGGCAATAGGGGGCGATGTGGGTGAAGGAGAAGCCACTGTCAACAACCAAACAGCAGAGCTCTGAGGGTTTTGTGTGGAAATAGTGATGAGCACTTAGCGATCCCGCTGGAAAAAtggcaaacacagaaaacatagtAAATATTTTTCACACAGCATTACAGGTCGATAAGTTGTAGATTCTGAACAAAAGTCTGGAGCAGGAAAAAGCTGACTTTTGATTCAGTGAATGATATCA
It encodes:
- the LOC115421041 gene encoding E3 ubiquitin-protein ligase CIP8 isoform X2, which gives rise to MGDPSDNPCSSKPDSPGGLNQGFLLDPTDDHFPDLCVIVPETPSPLVGKRRRLRRIAEECFSPAAASGSPGCSPHSSSIQQGLSQKSKRRRLTESTGEPSHGCFPPSSVEVFPLGHWLEPPLSSASCSSSAPSSSSSSSSSLSSSSYLTPVSEEDEVALSVPGSSAEASSADFLCTTASPSQPPRPSSSDSLSFLTAEERRWLNGEQGNTSTELEQIVISDDEEAMVRTAQMEEDEAFARSLQAQFDREESHCHQHHHHHHHHLHHHLQSQHSYNPYMESSWMPQLLAAVSPLAGFEEGLLGQNRRRGRRRRRNAQLDLSDDPQGNDYEALLEFEERQGAVVSKKLSRREIQRFPTKIFKSTSGAGNTQCQICFCDYTNGEKLRMLPCFHDYHVQCIDRWLKDNATCPICRANLADGDSLQPHHL
- the actr6 gene encoding actin-related protein 6; amino-acid sequence: MATLVLDNGAYTAKIGYSQEKVSVIPNCQFRSKTSRLKTFTANQLDEIKDPSGLFYILPFQKGYLVNWDVQRKVWDHLFGKEMFKVDFADTSIIITEPYFNFTSIQESMNEILFEEYQFQSALRINAGSLSAHHYFHTKPSELCCLVVDSGFSFTHIAPYCRSKKMKDGIRRINVGGKLLTNHLKEIISYRQLHVMDETHVINQVKEDVCYVSQQFYKDMEIAQMKGEENTVMRDYVLPDFSAIKKGFCKPREEMVFTGKYKTGEQILRLANERFAVPEMLFHPSDIGIQEMGIPETIVHSIQSMPEEMQPHFYQNIVLTGGNTLFPGFRERLEAELRSLAPAHLPVSVLLPANPISYSWEGGKLLAYNPDYDEMVVTREEYEENGHCISEEKFDI
- the LOC115421041 gene encoding protein bunched, class 2/F/G isoform isoform X1; this encodes MGDPSDNPCSSKPDSPGGLNQGFLLDPTDDHFPDLCVIVPETPSPLVGKRRRLRRIAEECFSPAAASGSPGCSPHSSSIQQGLSQKSKRRRLTESTGEPSHGCFPPSSVEVFPLGHWLEPPLSSASCSSSAPSSSSSSSSSLSSSSYLTPVSEEDEVALSVPGSSAEASSADFLCTTASPSQPPRPSSSDSLSFLTAEERRWLNGEQGNTSTEELEQIVISDDEEAMVRTAQMEEDEAFARSLQAQFDREESHCHQHHHHHHHHLHHHLQSQHSYNPYMESSWMPQLLAAVSPLAGFEEGLLGQNRRRGRRRRRNAQLDLSDDPQGNDYEALLEFEERQGAVVSKKLSRREIQRFPTKIFKSTSGAGNTQCQICFCDYTNGEKLRMLPCFHDYHVQCIDRWLKDNATCPICRANLADGDSLQPHHL